The Quercus lobata isolate SW786 chromosome 4, ValleyOak3.0 Primary Assembly, whole genome shotgun sequence genome segment TCAAActcattttgattctttttatacTTTCACTACTTACATGAAACCATTCGTGCAAGAGGTCTGTTGTTGGCATATATGGTGAAGTCACTAAAGAAGGCCCATCCGGAAACATTAATTGGAAAGGCTCCTTAGTAGGTGTTGCCACTGGTCTTTCCCTCTCCCACACAGGTTTCACCGAGAGCTCACTATTTCCACTTGCAAGCTCAACCAGAGCTTGAAAGAACTAGGATGCACCGAATCCGTCACATATGGAGTGTGACAAGCCCATCCCAATTGTGCAACCCCCACATGAAAATTTGGTCACCTGCAAGACAAGAGGGTGGTAAACTGAGTCACCTTTAGAAGGTAAATCAAGGACAAGCTGTTTGGATACTTCAACATTAACCCCATCTAGATAATTAAGGGAAAAGAGCTGATAATTGGCAGCTGCCACTAAGAATGACACTCCATCTTCATTGCAATTGATATGAAGTTTTCCATCACTATGCTTTTCTAGCTTGCCTGCTAGAGGATGATAAAAAACCAAAGCCTTGGAGAAGGCTTCTTTGATGACATAAGCTATGTCTGCTTGCCCATCAAAACTTGAGGTGCAATTATGATTATCATAATAAGAGGAATCAACATTTGATCGATACACATGAATAGTTTGGCAAAAAATCTCAAGGTGGGGATCGTTGTCAATGctagaaagagaaaagagtcTTGAAGATGTGGGTTTCGAGGGTTTTACTAGCACAACATTTTCCCTATCAAGTAAAAAGGGCATGTGATGTATATGGTTGTTTTCCATGGAAGATTAAAGTAGGTGTAAGACTCTTAGATGAGACTAAAATGTGGGAATGCTTctcatttatatatacattgtagGGACTTGGCCCAACTAACTAAGAATGGCTCAGGGAACCAGGCCCAAGGCTAGTCCAGACCACCGAGGTTGCCCCAGGTAACTGAAACTGGCCCAACACTTTAGGGATAGACCCAGCCCAATGACAAAAATGCAAGGGTATAAGGTTGGGGGACGGTTAGATCTCAGGTTAGTCAGGTCCAATACCGACTAACAAGCTAGGAGGAACCAATGAAAGGACAGTCATATTCAAGTCGGTTCCCCGAGCACTATAGTGCCTTGGGAAGTTTGCTGCCAAACGCTATTTGACGTCAGGAACAAGTTTCAAGAGAATCCTCAGAAGAAATCACTTTTCTTGGGATTCCAAGCAAAAGTGAAATTGTATAGGGATTGgtgcataagtaataatttggAACCCCACTAATAGGAGactataaaagaaaagataggatGATGGGAAGGGGGTTGGTCGAAAAACACAGGGAAAGGAATTCAGAAAGGGAAGTGAGGAAGAGTGAGAGTTAGAGGAGAGGTCAAAGAGGGTTAGAGTTGGACTGGTGGCAAGGAAGGGGAGGAGTTTGGGCTATCAAGGCAGTGTTGGAGGTAACATTTAGTAGGAGTGCTAGGATACCtaccaataaataaattgggAGCCCAAATTCATCATCCCGCAGGGAATTACTAGGGGGATTAGGTACCACATATAGTATAGCCATCATTCTCCGTTGGAAAGTATATTTTACTTTCGATGTTAATGAACACCAAAAATCAAGAGATtgatttgtaaaagaaaattatgagatTGATTATTAGAGAAAATCATGGAATTCAGACAATTAATATGCAATTCAAATTATGTTTGACTATTATGTGTAATCTCATTATAAATATGGGGCTCTTGTAATGTGTTTTCAAGTTAAGTTATTCAAGATGTGTAGTCTTTTGGCCTTTGTTGGTGTGGTGGTAGGCCGTTAGGCCAAATCACATTtgttctttcctttcttttctccttaCTTTCGCTTCCACATCTTCTACCATTTTCCATTGTTCTCTTTAATTTTCACATTCTCCTTGTCCATTCATTATGAAAATATGATTAAGGTCCCTAAACTTCAAATATGAAGATGCGATCATTAGAGCATTTGCACCAAACAATGTAAAATAACACAAGGGCTCAATTTACACATCCAAGCTCCAAAATCATCCACATCAATCAAGTTAAAGTTGTGTAAAATAGCATTGTTGCTACAATAATCATGTACATATATATAGTTACTATTGCTTTGTATTTCAATagtttcttctctctctctttctcgaaaAGCCTCCATGACTAGACCTTGTAAGTCACTGCTTGCCTTTTCCACATTTAGTACTGGTTTTCCTTCATTTCTCTTAGTAATCCCTCTCTGATCTCACCCTCACTCTCATTCAATCTCGCTTTATTCTTTTTGCACCAAGCTCAACGATAGCCAAGCCCACGTGACCACAACCACCGGCAATAGCGGTGGTTCATGACCATCATTCAATCTCGCTATTTTTACACTCTCTTTATTCTCattcttctattttctctttgtttggtttgtgggtttgggGATTTAGATTTGCCTTGATTATTAAGATATGATGTTGCTTACATGTGCttggtttggattttgatttcaaatgtaTTTGGGATGTTCTATGAATCTTAAGGGAGGAAGTTGAAGGAGAGAGGATGTAAAGAGTGAAATGAAAAACTTGGAGGAACTATTTATAGAGCCAGAACATTTAATGAACCAGAAGGCGGGAAAGTCCTTTTGGCTTCACTTTGCAACCCTCCACACGCGCGGGCACGAATCATGAACCGTTAGGTTATGATGACGGTTAAATGTGATAGCCTGGCATAAtgctttttttgagaaagtattgATGGCTGTCTCGTCCACTCAGTAGCCGACGATTGGGCTTCTCAAGGAACCACTAATGCCAATCACTATCCTTGATTCACTCTTGGTAGCCGGGCACGAATCaaggggggctattgtacgggCCTGGGGACCTGGCCTAGTGGCCCAGTACGCCACCCCGTTCCTTTTTGGACCTATCACCTCGATCCGAACACCTTAGGGCCCAATCCGGGCCCAATAGCTGAAATGAGATTATGCTGTCCCAGGTACCTAAAGCAAGCCCCTCCTAAACTTCTTTAACTTGGTTGGGAGTATCATAGCTCGGAGATGCCCTGTACTCGGTTGCTTGGAAGTGCCTTAGGGAATATCATTGCTGAGCGGTCTTTTAAAGGTGGGAATCAATTCCAATGCCATTACCATCTTTCTCGATGGAACATCCACTTAGAAACGATAAGTTTGGACCCCCCCTTCACACGAGTAAGGAAATAATCATGACACCTCCACTCACCTTTAGCTATAAATAGGAAAATGGATTGAGAAGAAGGGGTTGGCAACTccagagagaaaatagagagaataaGAGTGACTATATCAGGAGAAAAAGAGGGTTTACGAAAATGAGTGCACAACTGGGTCTCCAAGCAAAATATTACCAATAGTAGGAAACACGAAACCCACGATATAAATATATTGTGAGCCCAAATACAGGTTGAGCCCGTTAGCCATACTTTGGGTGTGCATAACTACATTTTGGTAGTAGTCAATTTGAtccaaattattttcaaattgcaATCAATTTAGTTCCTACTatcaattcaatataaaaaaatgcttATGTGGCACACATCGTGCACAATTGGCATAGTTGACGCTGACGTGactagtaaaataataataataaatttaaaaatgtcacgttatcatttttaaattgaaaaaaaaaaattactttttcaaattttaaaggtagaaaagaaaattttaggaacattgtcaaattttcttgtacttttttggcaaccaaacataaacacaaaaaaaatcttattatatataGGAATAAAGAGAAAGTCAAGTTATATTTGTATAGTTCCTGGAGTGTAATAGATTTGATTgcctaattaaattcaaacacatataTGCATTGatcaatgaaaaataaacaatattatttatttccaaGGAAAATTTGCCAATAACTATgtcttttgaatttaattgaaaattttaaagtgaACTACAACTTATAATGAACTTCTTGAGTTCTAATGTAGGTGAATGAAATGAACTGAAAAATGAATGATAATGTGAGAAAAATTAACTTAATTTGAAATAGTTACcctctaaaaataaatcaaaaaaagaaaggagaactTTAGAGAAGACGTTGAGAAACTTGCATCATTGATGATATATCAAACTCTTGTAAAAacaatatgtgactaactatTTTGTAACTAATTATCTATGCAAATCTTGCTCTTCTACTTTGATCATATCCATGAATTCACATGCATTCATGTCATGTGTGATGTTAGTAGGTTGGACTAGCTAGGCTTGGCTTGGGTTCATCACATACCAAAGTTGTACCCACTAGAAATGAAGTTATTGAAATTTCCATGTGAAACAATCTTATAAGCTGACACATGGAGATAAATTTAACTTACGACTTCTCCAATCAAAGCACAGAGATGGTTATGAATGCGTTACTTGTGGGTATGTCCTATGGCCAGAAATGTATTGGCATTGGTTAGGAGTAAATTTCATAAGTGGAGACATGGAGTCTGGTTGTGACTTGTGTGGACAGTGGACTGCTATGAATTTCGAACATGCACGTTTGGCTGCAGATCGACTCGTTGCTGCATGACTACAACAGAGCAGCTTCGCATTCACTGCTAGTATTTCAATGGTGGACACTACAGAAATAGGCAGATACTGGAACCACAAAGCTAGCAAAATGCTCAGCAAGTGTGAAAGAGTATAACTGATATGAGCTAATTTGCGTTCTGTATCTGGTCTGCTGAAGAAATTTTTGGCTATGTACATGGTGGTTATGGGTTGTAAATCTTATTTATATTATCGTCAATAAAGGTTCGGAAAAGAACTTTCTCCCATTGAATTCTCCGATTccttcaatttgtttttttagttaaaagtgagtgattaaaaacaaataaataaatccatgCTACGTGCTACACTGCAAACCCATTATGACTTGGAATTACAACTTCTAGAAAAATTTATCTCATGCCTTGTGCAAATTTCAACTTCATCCACAGGAGAGACCAaacaccactaccaccacccaCGTCTCTTTCTAAGATATTCCTACATATATAGCACGTGTGTCGCACTAGCTGTTCCAAAAGGGGAAATTCGAATACaggaaaaattataacaaggaaaaggaaaaagaaaccCAGATACACACTTTGTACAAagagaaaactttttaaaaggaaaaaaatgggaaaaacttGTATTGCATGACACCCCATAACCATATAATATCAATGGGATCATCCAAGTTTCTTTTATACTATATGGTACACAATTAACAGCAACTCCTTGGCAACCAGCCAAGCCACCAACTCAATTCTGAAAGGATCAacctttccattcctttcctaGTAAAGGATCACTGAAAATcttcaataaattaatttaatcctttttttttttttttcactgagAACTCTTATTTCCATCCAAGTGCATTGGTATCAGCTGCAATTGGACCCAATTAAAAGCCTCCCAAAATGCAGCTTCATTTCCTCGGGAAAACTGTCCGGCCCTATTACCTTCATTTCTTCACTTTGTCTCCGACCTCAGGCTGCTCAATGCTCTTCACTGCCGACAGATCTATTGATTTAAAACTGGTGTTTAATTCATCTATCTTCTGCTGCCAAATAATGAATGATAAGACAcaacattcaaaatcaaatatcaatattGAAAAGACATGTAATCTCCAGTATAACTAAAATAAAGAACTCCACAAAGGCCCATTCTATAGAATGGAATAAAGTCAAATTTCATTGGCACACCTCTCTCCACCATGCTATTTGTATGCGGAAcccttctttattctttaatcaTTTTGTAATCAAGGAGAATCATTTTAagaatcttaaaataaaaaactccaCCAATTAGTTATTGGTCCAGACCGGACATATGATTCCTAATCCTCCACCTCTAATTATGCTTATATGGCCCCACATTACATGCACTcattgaaaagtttgaaaagtgaGAAACTTGTTAGAAAGGATTAAGCATAAGGGGGGAGGAAGACAAAACCTGCAGGTTAAAAAGGGGTACTGATTGCCTCGTCCTCTTCTCTTGCATCACTCTCTCGCGGCTTTCATAAAAATCAAAGTCATCTAATATTGATGTCTTTGAAACATGGTTCTTAAAAATATTCAACATTTCAAGACCTTGGGGAAATCTCACCTGAAAATGGAAGATGACAAAAATAAGCATGGCAGAAATGGCTTACAAGTTTGCTaccaaatttaaaagaaataatagtaaaataaaacaacaaattttttttttttttgtttattataaaaatacagaaaaataaaataaaacagtACTTGTCTACTAGTTAGTTTTGCACACCTCTTGCGTGTCTCGACTGTTGGTAACAGGCTTGTTGTCATTATTCTCAAGTATTATATGTCGTAAATGAGGGTTTGGAACATCTTTTATTATATGCCACTTGACAGGGAAATAACCATTCCACTTATCTTGCTGCCAGAAATCCATGCTTTTATTAAAATCAACTCGGCCAATCATCTCTGCTACTCCACAAAACTGACCACTTGCATTAACCTGAACCAAGCgaacaaacaaaaagagacATTAGCCCTTTTATTGGGGATCAATGGGTGTGCAGAGTGGAAACACCAATATCAGAACCATAATGAACTCTAGAGCATAccgaaaagaaaagaaacacagGACACTTGCTTCCTTTCTCCGCCATCTTCTCTTGGGCATCTTGATATACACCATCCAGCCTCTTATTCCCATTAGGAGTACTAGCCCACACATTGTATTTGATGCTCTTATGAATATCATCTTCACTGTAAGATttgataacaaagaaaaaagcatGATCATATTTGGTCGGAAAGTCAGGAAGGTTATATTGATCCGTCCTGATTAGAGAGGTTATGCTGTTACTATTTCCATTCCCATCAGTTGCCAAGGATCCAGCAGCATTACCTCCAGACAACAATGCACCTTTTGCATTGGCTGTTCTAGGACCCTGGTTCTGCTCATTAAGGGAACCAATAGTGGTAACACCATTAATCTTGCTTCTTGATTTCATCTTCTCAGTGCTGCCCCAACCCGTCACATTTGCTTTTAAATTAACCAGGTTGTTTGAATAAAGCAAAGCACCCTTCCCTTGATTTTGGGCTGAAAACTTTGAAACCAGAAAGAAAACTTTAGTGAGTACATCTGACAGGAAAGATGTGCCATgaggaaaggccaaaaaatcaTTAGAAAATTCACTAAAATTGCCTGAGAAGAGGACATAACAACACACAGCTTAAAGAGCTAGAATACCTTGTTCACTGGTTTTAGTTGCTTGCGCATGCCATGGCCTGATGAGATATCCAATGATGGTAGGGAGCTATTGATACCCAATGGATTGCTAAACTCAGTATAGCCTTTAGAAAGAGGAGCACGGGTATGACTTGGGGAAGATAAATTGGATTTAGGGTCTGAAAATTCCGGAAAGCCAGCATAGCTATTTCCAAAAGCTCCATCCCCAACACGAAGGGATGGATCCCACATATAGGGTGACGGTAACAACTCCCCGTAAGGGAAAGTAGGGGCATAATAACCAGGGGAGGCGACGGGTGGTTGAAACATGGGGCTTGATAGATATGCCTGCTGATCAACATACTGTCCATCAGCACCAATTGTGGTTACAGGTAAGTATGGAGCGTAACTAGGCTGAAACCCTGGCATGAAGTAGGCAAAAGATCCATTATCTGCTTGCATGACCTAAATGAAGCAAAAGCCAATGTAAGTTCAACTTGTTATGAAATGTCAAATCGCATATACACGCTGATCATATGGTAAAACTCGCAAAACAAAAATGGGAATTCCAATGAAACATCTTAATATTCCAATGTAAGATCTTAAAGACCAACAGATCAAATTACAAAGATATTTGGGCAGTTAATCACTATTAATTTGTAGTAACAACTATATCCAGAGAAGCTAGTGCATCTTGCATATAGGTATATTTGCATCGTGCAATCTATATCACAAGAAAGTGACAAAATTTCTTCTATAGAAAATTGATCCCATgcagaaaattcaaatttcacgGGATACATGAGCAAACAAGGCCCATCATCACAGAGAGATTCTAAAAACTATAGTATCACAAATTACAATACCTCTGTTGCAGGGAACAAGCCAAAAGAATGGGGTTATAATAACTAGTGTTTAAAAGCATATAAATTTCAATCAGGTAACAGATTGAGATACTTACAGGATATTGAAATTCCGATCCATCCCCACCAACATAATACCCTTGGTTGTCCAACTCTCCATAGGAACCATCGTAACCTGTGAACAAGCTATTGTAAGATGTGAAAACATAAATACACAATCAATAAAAAGACAAGACTAGAATAGCCTGAACTGTATTTGATTAGCATGAGCCAACCTGGATAATAGTATCCATAATAGCTGCTGGTTGAATAAGAACCGCCTTGATCTGTAGTAAGGGAATCATGGTCAACTTCGCTTCCTTTGATACTACTTGTCGCATCTCCAGCAGATGATATACACGACATTGCATCAGATTGATGGCCTGTGTCCTTTGATGGAGCCTGAAATTATTAACCCAAGTTGACAAATCAGTAAAATGCAGAGGAAAAGACTCCATGTTTGATAAAAACATA includes the following:
- the LOC115986812 gene encoding YTH domain-containing protein ECT2 isoform X1, which codes for MVKNLKKANPSVVLAADSNLAPSKDTGHQSDAMSCISSAGDATSSIKGSEVDHDSLTTDQGGSYSTSSYYGYYYPGYDGSYGELDNQGYYVGGDGSEFQYPVMQADNGSFAYFMPGFQPSYAPYLPVTTIGADGQYVDQQAYLSSPMFQPPVASPGYYAPTFPYGELLPSPYMWDPSLRVGDGAFGNSYAGFPEFSDPKSNLSSPSHTRAPLSKGYTEFSNPLGINSSLPSLDISSGHGMRKQLKPVNKFSAQNQGKGALLYSNNLVNLKANVTGWGSTEKMKSRSKINGVTTIGSLNEQNQGPRTANAKGALLSGGNAAGSLATDGNGNSNSITSLIRTDQYNLPDFPTKYDHAFFFVIKSYSEDDIHKSIKYNVWASTPNGNKRLDGVYQDAQEKMAEKGSKCPVFLFFSVNASGQFCGVAEMIGRVDFNKSMDFWQQDKWNGYFPVKWHIIKDVPNPHLRHIILENNDNKPVTNSRDTQEVRFPQGLEMLNIFKNHVSKTSILDDFDFYESRERVMQEKRTRQSVPLFNLQQKIDELNTSFKSIDLSAVKSIEQPEVGDKVKK
- the LOC115986812 gene encoding YTH domain-containing protein ECT2 isoform X2; translated protein: MVKNLKKANPSVVLAADSNLAPSKDTGHQSDAMSCISSAGDATSSIKGSEVDHDSLTTDQGGSYSTSSYYGYYYPGYDGSYGELDNQGYYVGGDGSEFQYPVMQADNGSFAYFMPGFQPSYAPYLPVTTIGADGQYVDQQAYLSSPMFQPPVASPGYYAPTFPYGELLPSPYMWDPSLRVGDGAFGNSYAGFPEFSDPKSNLSSPSHTRAPLSKGYTEFSNPLGINSSLPSLDISSGHGMRKQLKPVNKFSAQNQGKGALLYSNNLVNLKANVTGWGSTEKMKSRSKINGVTTIGSLNEQNQGPRTANAKGALLSGGNAAGSLATDGNGNSNSITSLIRTDQYNLPDFPTKYDHAFFFVIKSYSEDDIHKSIKYNVWASTPNGNKRLDGVYQDAQEKMAEKGSKCPVFLFFSVNASGQFCGVAEMIGRVDFNKSMDFWQQDKWNGYFPVKWHIIKDVPNPHLRHIILENNDNKPVTNSRDTQEVRFPQGLEMLNIFKNHVSKTSILDDFDFYESRERVMQEKRTRQSVPLFNLQKIDELNTSFKSIDLSAVKSIEQPEVGDKVKK
- the LOC115986812 gene encoding YTH domain-containing protein ECT2 isoform X3, which codes for MQADNGSFAYFMPGFQPSYAPYLPVTTIGADGQYVDQQAYLSSPMFQPPVASPGYYAPTFPYGELLPSPYMWDPSLRVGDGAFGNSYAGFPEFSDPKSNLSSPSHTRAPLSKGYTEFSNPLGINSSLPSLDISSGHGMRKQLKPVNKFSAQNQGKGALLYSNNLVNLKANVTGWGSTEKMKSRSKINGVTTIGSLNEQNQGPRTANAKGALLSGGNAAGSLATDGNGNSNSITSLIRTDQYNLPDFPTKYDHAFFFVIKSYSEDDIHKSIKYNVWASTPNGNKRLDGVYQDAQEKMAEKGSKCPVFLFFSVNASGQFCGVAEMIGRVDFNKSMDFWQQDKWNGYFPVKWHIIKDVPNPHLRHIILENNDNKPVTNSRDTQEVRFPQGLEMLNIFKNHVSKTSILDDFDFYESRERVMQEKRTRQSVPLFNLQQKIDELNTSFKSIDLSAVKSIEQPEVGDKVKK